Proteins co-encoded in one Pseudophryne corroboree isolate aPseCor3 chromosome 1, aPseCor3.hap2, whole genome shotgun sequence genomic window:
- the LIF gene encoding leukemia inhibitory factor, with amino-acid sequence MKLVAGIVQLLIFQQCALVMGRAKPLNAEYPLCANVSNCNNNMTVIMTQIKLKINEMHSEAKCLFDSYVKNQQFDKYNLTSVCNPESIDFPKFNVANASEEEKMVELYKIFQYMKVAMGNISQEQSELNPLQHHLLSKLNTSKAQIAAVIYNLSCILCRKYQITKVDVHYSMRFPTNTFKKKIRGCKILKKYKHFLLEAANMMNGWIKNLGHNPDPSFNKHRCESGSL; translated from the exons ATGAAGCTTGTGGCAG GGATTGTGCAACTACTGATCTTCCAGCAATGTGCTCTGGTAATGGGAAGAGCGAAACCATTGAATGCTGAATATCCACTCTGCGCAAATGTCAGCAACTGCAATAACAACATGACAGTTATCATGACACAGATCAAATTAAAGATAAACGAGATGCACTCAGAAGCCAAGTGTCTCTTCGACTCTTAT GTAAAGAATCAACAATTCGACAAATATAACCTCACAAGTGTGTGCAACCCAGAGTCCATCGATTTCCCTAAATTCAACGTGGCAAACGCAAGTGAAGAAGAGAAAATGGTTGAACTGTACAAGATCTTTCAATACATGAAAGTGGCTATGGGAAATATATCGCAGGAGCAGAGTGAACTCAATCCCCTACAGCATCACTTGCTCTCAAAGCTTAATACAAGCAAGGCACAGATAGCAGCTGTCATTTACAATTTGTCTTGCATCCTCTGCAGGAAGTATCAAATAACTAAAGTAGATGTGCATTATAGCATGCGTTTTCCAACCAACACCTTTAAAAAGAAGATAAGAGGATGTAAAATTCTTAAGAAATACAAGCATTTTCTTCTGGAAGCAGCAAACATGATGAATGGCTGGATTAAGAATCTGGGGCACAATCCAGACCCGTCATTCAATAAACATAGGTGTGAGAGTGGCAGTCTTTAA